In Nostoc sp. GT001, a genomic segment contains:
- a CDS encoding dual specificity protein phosphatase family protein produces the protein MEHESIQPISENLWWVIPGKLAGVRKPIAEELTELYTAGIQAIVSVMDDPSNLDLYQRANIPYLWLPIKGGTTPNQKQLQDLQNFVDNQNNLGNGVAIHCTNGRRRTGTMLASYLICSGSSYNDAIKTIGRANPEIELRETQHNFLQELERVKQIT, from the coding sequence ATGGAACATGAATCAATTCAACCGATTTCAGAAAACTTGTGGTGGGTGATTCCAGGGAAACTAGCAGGTGTTCGTAAGCCCATAGCAGAGGAATTGACAGAGTTATACACGGCAGGTATACAAGCAATTGTCTCTGTTATGGATGACCCCTCTAACTTAGATTTGTATCAACGAGCAAACATTCCTTATCTTTGGTTGCCAATTAAAGGTGGCACGACACCCAACCAGAAGCAACTTCAGGATTTACAAAATTTCGTTGACAATCAAAATAACCTTGGCAATGGTGTTGCAATTCATTGCACCAATGGCAGACGGCGAACAGGGACAATGCTAGCTTCTTATTTGATTTGTAGTGGCTCATCTTATAACGATGCAATCAAGACAATTGGGCGTGCAAACCCCGAAATAGAACTGCGAGAAACCCAACATAACTTTCTACAAGAATTAGAGCGAGTTAAACAAATAACATAG
- a CDS encoding ArsJ-associated glyceraldehyde-3-phosphate dehydrogenase: MTIRIGINGFGRIGRLALRAAWGWPEVEFVHINEIKGGAVTAAHLLKFDSVHGRWTPEVEAQGERILIDGTPLSFSEHSQPGDVPWEELGVDIVLECSGKFRTPATLDPYFKRGVQKVIVAAPVKEEALNIVMGVNDQLYEPEKHHLLTAASCTTNCLAPVVKVIHEGLGIKHGIITTIHDNTNTQTIVDAPHKDLRRARATSLSLIPTTTGSATAIGLIYPELNGKLNGLAVRVPLLNASLTDCVFEVVRPTTVEEINSLLKTASEQAPLKGILGYEERPLVSIDYKDDPRSSIIDALSTMVVNETQVKILAWYDNEWGYANRMVELARKVALNLKA; encoded by the coding sequence ATGACAATTCGGATTGGGATCAATGGATTCGGTAGGATTGGACGGCTTGCTCTGCGTGCTGCATGGGGTTGGCCAGAAGTAGAATTTGTCCATATTAACGAAATCAAAGGTGGGGCAGTAACAGCCGCTCATTTGCTCAAATTTGATTCTGTCCACGGGCGTTGGACTCCAGAAGTAGAAGCACAAGGAGAACGCATTCTCATTGATGGTACACCTCTGAGCTTTAGCGAACATTCTCAACCTGGAGATGTGCCTTGGGAAGAGTTGGGTGTTGATATCGTGTTGGAATGCTCCGGCAAGTTTAGAACTCCCGCCACCCTAGATCCGTATTTTAAGCGGGGAGTACAGAAGGTAATTGTGGCTGCTCCGGTGAAGGAAGAAGCCTTGAATATTGTCATGGGAGTTAATGACCAACTTTATGAGCCGGAAAAGCATCATCTGTTAACTGCGGCTTCTTGTACAACTAACTGTCTAGCCCCAGTAGTAAAGGTGATCCATGAAGGTTTGGGGATTAAACATGGAATTATCACCACAATCCATGACAACACCAATACTCAGACTATCGTCGATGCTCCTCATAAGGATCTGCGTCGGGCAAGAGCTACGAGTCTATCTCTGATTCCTACCACTACTGGATCGGCAACTGCGATCGGGTTGATTTATCCCGAACTCAACGGCAAACTCAATGGTTTGGCAGTACGAGTACCACTGCTCAATGCTTCTTTAACAGACTGTGTATTTGAAGTTGTGCGACCCACAACCGTAGAAGAGATTAACAGTTTGCTAAAAACAGCTTCCGAACAAGCACCGCTTAAAGGAATTTTGGGCTATGAGGAACGTCCTTTAGTCTCTATCGACTACAAAGACGATCCTCGGTCTTCCATCATTGATGCTCTCTCAACAATGGTGGTAAATGAGACGCAAGTAAAAATCCTGGCTTGGTATGACAACGAATGGGGCTATGCCAACCGAATGGTTGAACTCGCCCGTAAAGTGGCTTTGAATCTGAAGGCGTGA
- the arsJ gene encoding organoarsenical effux MFS transporter ArsJ: MASTTAHSANFKNYILVTLAYWGFTLTDGALRMLVLLYFNQIGYTPIQIAFLFLFYEVFGVVTNFLGGWIGSQFGLKVTLYSGIGLQIFSLVMLSFLNPNWVQWIAVVYVMVAQAFSGIAKDLTKMSSKSAIRLVVPQDAQSSLFKWVAVLTGSKNALKGVGFFIGSALLAAVGFINSLWIMAGGLSLIMFSGLMLPKGMGKIKKKVKFSQLFSKSEEINILSAARFFLFGSRDVWFVVGLPVFLREILGWSFYQVGGFLACWVIGYGVIQFLAPTLIQRFGSGRPPQSKTIQFWTFTLTAVPAAIALALQLNIPANIAIVGGLLIFGVVFAFNSAVHSYLVLAFTDDDKVALNVGFYYMANSGGRLAGTVLSGLIYQFFGLVGCLWTSMFFVLAAALITLKLPDPEPSKAIAWKAGDGD, encoded by the coding sequence ATGGCTTCTACTACAGCTCATAGTGCCAATTTCAAGAATTATATCCTAGTCACCCTCGCCTATTGGGGTTTCACCCTTACCGATGGTGCCCTGCGAATGTTGGTCTTGCTATACTTCAACCAAATTGGCTATACACCGATACAAATTGCCTTTCTATTCCTGTTCTACGAAGTCTTCGGAGTTGTCACAAACTTTTTGGGCGGTTGGATTGGTTCTCAGTTTGGATTGAAGGTAACACTTTATAGCGGCATTGGATTACAGATTTTTTCTCTAGTTATGCTGTCTTTCCTCAATCCAAATTGGGTACAGTGGATTGCTGTTGTTTATGTGATGGTGGCACAGGCATTTTCTGGGATTGCGAAAGACTTAACCAAAATGAGTTCTAAAAGTGCCATTCGGTTGGTGGTACCTCAAGATGCCCAATCATCTTTGTTTAAATGGGTAGCGGTGTTGACGGGTTCTAAGAATGCTCTCAAAGGAGTTGGCTTCTTTATTGGTAGCGCTCTTTTGGCTGCGGTTGGCTTCATCAATTCCCTGTGGATTATGGCAGGGGGACTTTCCCTGATTATGTTTTCTGGGTTAATGCTTCCCAAAGGGATGGGCAAAATCAAGAAGAAAGTCAAGTTTAGTCAACTGTTTTCTAAGAGTGAAGAGATTAATATTCTTTCTGCTGCTCGATTTTTTCTCTTTGGCTCTAGAGATGTGTGGTTTGTTGTGGGATTGCCAGTATTTTTGCGTGAGATTTTGGGTTGGTCATTCTATCAGGTTGGTGGATTCTTAGCTTGTTGGGTGATTGGTTATGGCGTTATTCAGTTTTTAGCACCAACACTGATTCAGCGATTTGGTTCTGGTCGTCCGCCACAATCAAAGACCATCCAATTCTGGACATTTACTTTAACAGCAGTTCCAGCAGCGATCGCTCTTGCTCTCCAACTAAATATACCTGCAAATATTGCGATCGTTGGTGGACTCCTCATTTTTGGCGTCGTGTTTGCCTTCAACTCAGCAGTTCACTCTTATTTAGTGTTGGCTTTTACTGATGATGACAAGGTAGCGCTGAACGTTGGGTTTTACTACATGGCCAATTCAGGTGGTCGATTAGCTGGAACTGTTTTATCAGGTTTGATATATCAGTTTTTCGGGTTAGTGGGCTGTTTGTGGACATCCATGTTCTTTGTACTAGCAGCAGCATTGATTACTCTGAAGCTACCCGATCCCGAACCGAGCAAAGCGATCGCTTGGAAAGCAGGAGATGGAGACTAA
- a CDS encoding metalloregulator ArsR/SmtB family transcription factor: protein MNSSTSTSTCCPFLLQEVLQPDEAAQIATLFRVLGESARLQLLSFIAVQPAQEACVCQLVEPLGLSQPTVSHHLKVLYEAGLLQKERRGTWIYYRLVPERFEILQKVLTLPKSK, encoded by the coding sequence ATGAATTCTTCAACCTCAACTTCAACTTGTTGTCCTTTTCTGCTGCAAGAAGTGTTGCAGCCGGATGAAGCCGCTCAGATTGCTACGCTATTTAGAGTGCTGGGCGAATCGGCTCGGCTACAGTTGCTCAGTTTTATTGCGGTTCAGCCTGCACAGGAAGCTTGCGTTTGCCAGTTGGTAGAGCCACTTGGTTTATCACAACCCACTGTCAGCCATCATCTTAAAGTATTGTATGAAGCAGGATTGCTTCAAAAGGAACGACGCGGTACTTGGATTTACTATCGGTTAGTACCAGAGCGGTTCGAGATATTGCAGAAGGTGCTAACGCTTCCAAAATCAAAATGA
- a CDS encoding ArsI/CadI family heavy metal resistance metalloenzyme: protein MSRIQLALNVSDIDAAVDFYSKLFGTEPAKRRPGYANFAIAQPPLKLVLIENTEAAGTLNHLGVEVETADEVVTASERLQQLGLETRREEQVTCCYALQDKVWVHDPDGAPWEIYKVLGDSQVRDIKPAEVSTGACCQ, encoded by the coding sequence ATGTCCCGTATTCAACTTGCCCTGAATGTTAGTGATATCGATGCTGCGGTTGATTTCTATAGCAAGCTTTTTGGTACTGAACCTGCAAAACGCCGCCCTGGATACGCTAACTTTGCGATCGCTCAACCTCCTCTGAAGTTAGTACTAATTGAGAATACAGAGGCAGCTGGCACTCTCAATCATTTGGGTGTAGAAGTCGAGACAGCAGATGAAGTAGTCACTGCAAGCGAACGCCTGCAACAACTTGGGCTAGAAACTCGACGAGAAGAGCAAGTGACCTGTTGCTATGCCCTTCAAGATAAGGTGTGGGTGCATGACCCAGATGGCGCACCTTGGGAAATTTATAAAGTTTTGGGTGACTCACAGGTGCGGGATATTAAACCTGCTGAAGTCAGCACAGGGGCGTGCTGTCAATAA
- the arsH gene encoding arsenical resistance protein ArsH: MNTFDHPPRILFLYGSLRERSYSRLLAEEAARIIEEFGAEVKFFDPRELPIYGSVPDSHPKVQELRQLSLWSEGQVWSSPELHGQISGIMKNQIDWIPLSIGAVRPTQGRTLAVMQVSGGSQSFNAVNTLRILGRWMRMFTIPNQSSVAKAYQEFNEDGTMKDSPYRDRVVDVMEELYKFTLLLRDKVDYLTDRYSERKEKAAKETIMIASKSLEINSKTN; the protein is encoded by the coding sequence ATGAATACATTTGACCATCCCCCCAGAATTTTATTTTTATATGGTTCTCTGCGTGAGCGTTCCTATAGTCGGCTTTTGGCAGAAGAAGCCGCACGCATCATTGAAGAATTTGGGGCAGAGGTAAAGTTTTTCGATCCCCGTGAACTGCCGATTTATGGTAGCGTACCTGACAGCCACCCAAAGGTGCAGGAGTTGCGTCAATTAAGCTTGTGGTCAGAAGGACAGGTATGGTCTAGCCCAGAGTTGCACGGTCAAATTTCTGGCATTATGAAAAACCAAATTGACTGGATTCCGCTCAGTATCGGAGCCGTTCGTCCGACTCAAGGGAGAACTTTAGCTGTTATGCAAGTAAGCGGTGGATCTCAGTCTTTTAACGCTGTCAACACATTAAGAATTCTGGGGCGCTGGATGCGGATGTTTACTATCCCGAATCAATCTTCAGTGGCTAAAGCATATCAGGAGTTTAACGAAGATGGGACTATGAAAGATTCGCCCTACCGCGATCGCGTTGTCGATGTGATGGAAGAACTTTACAAATTTACCTTGCTATTGCGTGACAAAGTTGATTATCTCACAGACCGCTATAGTGAACGTAAAGAAAAAGCTGCCAAAGAGACAATCATGATAGCTTCTAAATCTCTTGAAATTAACTCTAAAACAAATTGA
- a CDS encoding AIR synthase related protein, translated as MAQALDQVDYDTLDAAKRRFIDAAKRTLGFASAYGIVPASGLGASANAFSFNLAPFLEAGARELSMTLVPEGLGTADDTRPDDLSEEELRRFWWNIGIKIISCLTNDAATSGMQTILLGLYLPSSTPETIFTPAFLDGFLDGVVEGCKRVGCVYLSGETPQLKTKMIPGRLDIAGSVFGVMPAGVAPIDSSRLDAGNTIVLVESSGPHENGFTPLRKLAESLPDGYRTKLPSGQEFWEAMNAASYLYTPLVQAVLGEGIRPTAMENITGHGWQKLMRSVKPLRYVIETMLPVPEIFTFAESHLEGGVETMLSVFNYGAGFAFYTESEQDAERIVLLAREHQLSAVIAGRVEASLSREVVIKPLEVTLKGDSFGIARGV; from the coding sequence ATGGCTCAAGCTCTCGATCAAGTCGATTACGATACTCTCGATGCTGCAAAACGACGCTTCATCGATGCCGCCAAACGCACACTTGGCTTTGCAAGCGCTTATGGCATCGTCCCCGCATCAGGTCTGGGAGCAAGTGCTAACGCTTTCAGCTTCAATCTTGCTCCGTTTCTAGAGGCGGGGGCTAGAGAACTTTCGATGACACTTGTGCCCGAAGGACTGGGCACCGCAGACGATACCCGCCCTGACGACCTTTCCGAAGAAGAACTTAGACGATTCTGGTGGAATATTGGGATTAAGATTATCTCGTGTCTGACGAACGATGCCGCAACTTCAGGTATGCAGACTATACTTCTCGGTCTTTATCTGCCATCGAGTACTCCCGAAACAATTTTTACCCCCGCTTTCCTTGATGGATTTCTGGATGGAGTAGTTGAGGGCTGTAAACGAGTCGGGTGTGTCTATCTTTCAGGGGAAACTCCTCAACTAAAAACCAAGATGATTCCAGGGCGGCTCGACATCGCCGGCTCGGTTTTTGGGGTTATGCCCGCTGGTGTCGCTCCCATTGATAGCTCGCGTCTGGATGCCGGAAATACTATTGTTCTGGTGGAAAGTTCAGGCCCCCATGAGAACGGCTTTACGCCACTGCGAAAGCTTGCTGAGTCGCTCCCTGATGGCTACAGAACAAAACTTCCTAGTGGGCAGGAGTTCTGGGAAGCGATGAATGCTGCGTCGTATCTCTACACGCCCCTTGTACAGGCAGTGCTTGGCGAAGGAATTCGTCCCACGGCGATGGAGAATATTACTGGTCATGGCTGGCAAAAGCTGATGCGGTCGGTGAAGCCACTTCGGTACGTTATCGAAACGATGCTCCCAGTACCAGAGATATTTACATTTGCTGAGAGTCATCTTGAGGGCGGGGTCGAGACGATGCTTTCGGTGTTCAATTACGGTGCAGGATTCGCATTCTATACAGAGTCGGAGCAAGATGCAGAGAGAATTGTCCTGCTTGCAAGAGAACATCAACTTTCGGCTGTGATTGCCGGAAGGGTTGAAGCGTCTCTTTCCCGCGAGGTAGTGATAAAACCCCTTGAAGTCACATTGAAGGGAGATTCTTTTGGAATTGCGCGAGGGGTATAA
- a CDS encoding superoxide dismutase produces the protein MAFVQPPLPFEKDALEPFGMKAETFEYHYGKHHKAYVDNLNKLTEGTELADKSLEEVIKISFQDSSKVGIFNNAAQVWNHTFFWNSLKPQGGGTPTGELAAKIDKDFGSFDKFKEEFSNAAATQFGSGWSWLIDDGGTLKVIKTPNAENPLAHGKKALLTLDVWEHAYYIDYKNARPAFIKNFLENLVNWDFAAENLAKA, from the coding sequence ATGGCATTTGTACAGCCCCCACTACCCTTTGAAAAAGATGCTCTAGAGCCTTTTGGCATGAAAGCTGAAACTTTCGAGTATCACTACGGCAAGCATCACAAAGCTTATGTAGACAACCTCAACAAGCTCACTGAAGGTACAGAACTTGCTGATAAGTCCTTGGAAGAAGTAATCAAAATTTCCTTCCAAGACTCCTCTAAGGTGGGAATCTTCAACAACGCTGCCCAAGTTTGGAACCACACTTTCTTCTGGAATTCTTTGAAACCACAAGGTGGTGGCACACCCACAGGTGAACTCGCAGCCAAAATCGATAAAGATTTTGGTAGCTTCGACAAGTTCAAGGAAGAGTTCTCTAACGCGGCTGCAACTCAATTCGGCAGTGGGTGGTCTTGGCTGATCGATGATGGTGGTACGCTAAAGGTGATCAAAACACCAAATGCAGAAAATCCCCTAGCTCATGGTAAAAAGGCACTCCTAACCTTGGATGTTTGGGAACATGCCTACTATATTGACTATAAAAACGCCCGTCCAGCGTTCATCAAGAATTTCCTAGAAAACTTGGTCAACTGGGATTTTGCTGCTGAAAACTTGGCTAAAGCTTAA